The window GGCAGCAGCTACGCCGAGTGCCAGGATATGGTCGCGGCGCTGGTGAATTCCTCGCCCGACATCGTGACCCAGGTGGCACTGCAATACCGCTTCTACCCCTGCACCATGCGAGCGAAGCAGATCGTGGAGTCGGGTTTCCTCGGCAAGATCTACAGCTTCCGCGCCAGCTACCTCCACGCCAGCTCCGCTGATCCTAACAAGCCCCTGAAATGGAAGCTCGACAAAGAGAAGGGGGGCGGCGGCGTGCTGTACGACCTCGGCAGCCACGTCCTCGATCTGGTCAACTTCCTGGCCGGTCCCCCGGCGAAGATCTTCTGCGAGACCCACACGGCCGTGGCGGAGCGCATGCACCCCGAGACCGGCAAGATGACGAAGGTGGAGACGGACGACCTGGCCCTGCTGCTGGTGCGCACGAAGGACGGCGCGCTGGGCAGTGTGGAGGCCACCAAGATCGCCACCGGCGCCAACGACGAACTCCGCGTGGAGATCCACGGCGAGAAAGGGGCCCTGCGCTTCAACCTCATGGATCCCAACTGGCTCGAAGTCTACGACTGCCGCGACAGCGGCTCGCCCATCGGCGGTGATCGGGGCTACAAGAAAATCGAGACCGTGAGCCGCTACCCCGAACCAGGCGGACTCTTCCCCGCGCCCGCGTGCAACGTGGGCTGGCTGCGGGCCCACGTGGCCTGTCTCCACAACTTCCTGTCCGCGATTGGCGGCAAAGCCGAGGCCCACCTCACCATTCCCGGTGCGGCCGAACTCCAGCGCCACCTCGACGCCGCCTACAAGTCCGCCGACACCGGCGAATGGCAGGTGCTGTGAGACGACGTGCGAAAAGAATGTGGCATCCGCCTGAGGCGGATCCTGGCTGTGAATTGCAGGCCGAAGGCCTGCGTTCTCTGCACTGCTATTCAGCGCTCATCGCGACTTCGTTTTGAAGAAATTCCAGATCACCCGGCTCGCATCCATATCCTGGCTGATCCGTCCCACACCCGCGAGAGACTCCAGTAGATTCGAGCGGCTCCCCGGCCAGGTGTGGCCCCCGCCCTCCACCCGGTAAAACACGAACGCCGCGCCAGACACACCGGCGGCATGGGTTTCCCTGTAAACCCGGGTCCCATCGTCTGGGTCCAAATCCGGCAGCGCTTCCACCTCGGCGTCAGCGGCGGCGCCATTGCGATTCACCCAGAAGTTCACCGTATCCGCAGCCGACAGATACGTGACCGCACTCGATGGACCCTGCTGCACCGTGCCGCCCTCCCACGGAAAGAAAGGGTCGTCGGTTCCGAAAATCATCAGCATGGGCACGGCCGACCCGCCCTCGCACGCATCGGGGAATCGCTCTGGCAGCGTGATCATGACCGGAGCCACGGCGGCCAGGCGGTCGCCCAGCGCGCACGCGAGCCGTTGGGCCATCAGGCCGCCGTTCGATGCCCCGGTGACGTACACCCGCGATGGATCCACGCCATAGTCTTCTATCAACTCGTCCAGCAGCCGGGCAATGAATCCCACATCATCCGCGTCCTCCACCAGCAATCCCTTCGCTTCGTCCGTGGGATCGCCGTTCCACAGAAAAGTCACGCCCCTGGGGTAGCACACGATGAAGCCTTCTTCGTCGGCGATGAGATCGAAGTCGGTCGTCCGCGCCATCATGGCGCCGGTCGATGCAAAGGGGTGGA is drawn from Candidatus Hydrogenedentota bacterium and contains these coding sequences:
- a CDS encoding Gfo/Idh/MocA family oxidoreductase, producing GSSYAECQDMVAALVNSSPDIVTQVALQYRFYPCTMRAKQIVESGFLGKIYSFRASYLHASSADPNKPLKWKLDKEKGGGGVLYDLGSHVLDLVNFLAGPPAKIFCETHTAVAERMHPETGKMTKVETDDLALLLVRTKDGALGSVEATKIATGANDELRVEIHGEKGALRFNLMDPNWLEVYDCRDSGSPIGGDRGYKKIETVSRYPEPGGLFPAPACNVGWLRAHVACLHNFLSAIGGKAEAHLTIPGAAELQRHLDAAYKSADTGEWQVL